The following coding sequences are from one uncultured Desulfobacter sp. window:
- a CDS encoding translocation/assembly module TamB domain-containing protein, translating into MAAPTDFHSPSNTPRKFGRSFKKGWVRIFFFTCLLGAGLGAGLVGAGIFLIETKPVQDFIQTQVNTQIPGTLSWEQFHLDLRAGRIRIADVLLKGVDGRKLAAIPLVTVKIDWSAVTRKKIELARILIDHPVFDITMSEQGDVDIVSALVSETGVPADETPPASDKSLAFDFWVQEFKVNQARINVTAPQFNTELPQLSVGVNGFKLSGLSASVRVTLSGGHLGFGDTDVALDSLNVHGRIDRDKISDMNVQLKMPGIELNAKGSVAQLLGTVAPDITAVLDLETPLAATALGLPAELVRGNGRLDLSIDGGMDNPRGRIRMTFGPGSVNNTAISGIQVDADLEDKHLILKEGRIDLPAGTIPFGGDVDLSQPFPKGFAAPMSDLDTLAYTFFLNPAALALEALELGEGTPKGKVSAEVRVRGRGVIPGQMSAHATLDVTAHDLILPQMSDPATVQLKAGAELDKNQLTLTGLSLDGPGMTGTGGFHLDMPEFDPQAMTLTGKLDLDVADISIPLSLVGQKGSGRANVHAVVRGALTAPDLNLDINAQNLASKGLRVDEVRCKARMDKGLLRIQELTLQRNQGWFDAAGTLSLAGEKEQDHTLDLTAEFDGLELAELAPDLGARGIFSGKITGSGSLANPKLQVDLTGLAPGFDTYNLDRVGAQLNFADNILTVAQARILKNNAQMDITGQVNVADNTLDVRAVIPETDLRGIDPAADDILDSGRLGLDISARGPLLSPDISGRIHAVDLRLPNAPDMVADASAAITVHGALDKPESLQASVDISQLALAWQGQVLIRMENAKAVLKEGRFTMNEVPVRIMDQGALTLTADGDIKGDLTAKVFGRLPVYILVPLADGVTFAEGDILVSLQAAGKTTAPDLEGSVEFSKVTLGLGALETPLQNVHGRIVLTPERVDIQDVAADLGTGTITLTGNADLNNGMPDTFKLNLDAAQVPVDVPDTLEMTLNSQLTWAGTIAKSMITGRIDIFEGNYYKDVDLSLVSIASQATKKSRPKVREPGPDFLKNIGLNIYVTRREAIIVDNNLALMSISPNVSVRGTAYAPSLDGRAVVDEGTIHFQKAEFEITQGSIDFINPYTIEPEIKLTGETTISSYTITLSITGTPDDLVLKFSSDLDATDADILSLIAFGKTTAEMGGGSDDESLSASAIAKMMLDSFSEKIKDTTGLSEVSFNMDHEGDETSVHVGLGADLSRQLSVSYGIDISDGETVHTVTTYYKLLEHLLLSSSQSTSGKLGGELKYRLEFR; encoded by the coding sequence ATGGCAGCTCCCACGGATTTTCATAGCCCTTCCAATACACCCCGCAAATTCGGCAGGTCCTTCAAAAAAGGCTGGGTCCGGATTTTTTTTTTTACATGCCTGCTTGGCGCTGGCCTTGGGGCCGGGCTGGTTGGGGCCGGTATATTTTTGATTGAAACCAAACCTGTCCAGGACTTTATTCAAACCCAGGTCAACACGCAGATTCCCGGCACGCTGTCCTGGGAACAGTTTCATCTGGATTTAAGAGCGGGCAGAATACGGATTGCTGATGTTCTCCTTAAAGGGGTGGACGGTCGGAAACTGGCCGCTATCCCTTTGGTGACGGTCAAAATAGACTGGTCTGCTGTGACCCGGAAGAAAATTGAACTGGCCCGCATTTTGATTGACCATCCCGTATTTGACATAACGATGTCCGAGCAGGGCGATGTTGATATTGTGTCGGCCCTGGTTTCAGAGACCGGGGTGCCGGCTGATGAGACCCCTCCGGCATCTGATAAATCCTTGGCGTTTGATTTTTGGGTGCAGGAATTCAAGGTGAATCAGGCCCGGATAAACGTGACGGCCCCCCAGTTTAATACGGAGCTGCCCCAATTGTCCGTTGGGGTGAACGGTTTCAAATTGTCCGGCCTGTCTGCTTCGGTTCGTGTGACCCTGTCCGGAGGGCATCTGGGATTCGGTGATACGGATGTTGCCCTTGATTCCTTAAACGTTCACGGCCGAATTGATCGTGACAAAATTTCAGATATGAATGTTCAACTCAAGATGCCGGGGATTGAACTCAATGCCAAGGGATCTGTGGCACAACTTTTGGGGACCGTGGCGCCGGACATCACCGCCGTTCTTGATCTGGAAACGCCTTTGGCCGCAACGGCCCTGGGGCTGCCGGCGGAGTTGGTCCGGGGAAACGGCCGGCTTGATCTGAGTATTGATGGGGGGATGGATAATCCCCGGGGGCGGATCAGGATGACCTTTGGCCCGGGCAGTGTTAACAACACCGCCATATCCGGTATACAGGTTGATGCTGATCTTGAAGATAAGCACTTGATTCTTAAAGAGGGCCGGATAGATCTGCCGGCCGGGACCATTCCCTTTGGCGGGGATGTGGATCTGTCACAACCCTTTCCCAAGGGCTTTGCCGCGCCCATGTCCGATCTGGATACCCTGGCGTATACTTTTTTTCTGAATCCGGCGGCCCTGGCCCTGGAGGCGCTTGAGTTGGGGGAAGGAACCCCGAAGGGGAAAGTGTCGGCCGAGGTTCGGGTCCGGGGCAGGGGCGTGATACCCGGGCAGATGTCTGCCCATGCCACCCTGGATGTTACGGCCCATGACCTGATTTTGCCGCAAATGTCAGACCCTGCAACCGTTCAGTTGAAGGCCGGTGCCGAACTGGACAAAAATCAATTGACCCTCACCGGTCTGAGCCTGGACGGACCGGGGATGACCGGGACCGGCGGGTTTCATCTGGATATGCCGGAATTTGATCCCCAGGCCATGACACTGACCGGAAAATTGGATCTGGATGTGGCCGATATATCAATTCCCTTAAGTCTTGTGGGGCAAAAGGGATCGGGCCGTGCCAACGTCCATGCCGTGGTCCGGGGGGCGTTGACTGCACCGGATTTAAACCTGGATATCAATGCCCAAAATCTGGCTTCCAAAGGGTTAAGGGTCGATGAAGTGCGTTGCAAGGCCCGGATGGACAAGGGGCTGCTTCGGATTCAGGAACTGACCCTTCAACGAAACCAGGGGTGGTTTGATGCCGCAGGCACCTTGTCGCTGGCCGGGGAAAAGGAACAGGACCATACCCTGGACCTGACTGCCGAGTTTGATGGCCTTGAACTGGCGGAACTCGCTCCGGATCTGGGTGCCCGGGGAATTTTTTCCGGTAAAATCACCGGGAGCGGATCTTTGGCAAACCCCAAGTTACAGGTGGATTTGACAGGGCTGGCGCCGGGCTTTGACACATATAACCTGGACCGTGTCGGGGCGCAGCTTAATTTTGCCGACAATATTCTGACCGTTGCCCAGGCGCGTATTCTGAAAAATAACGCGCAGATGGATATTACAGGACAGGTGAATGTGGCGGACAATACCCTTGATGTCCGGGCCGTGATCCCGGAAACCGACCTTAGAGGTATTGACCCGGCTGCGGATGACATCCTTGATTCGGGCCGGCTGGGTCTGGATATTTCCGCCAGGGGCCCACTGCTTTCTCCGGATATTTCAGGGCGTATTCACGCTGTGGACCTGCGCCTTCCCAATGCCCCGGATATGGTTGCGGATGCAAGTGCCGCCATAACGGTACACGGTGCACTGGACAAGCCCGAGTCTTTGCAGGCCTCTGTTGACATCTCCCAGCTGGCACTGGCCTGGCAGGGCCAGGTGTTGATCCGCATGGAAAATGCCAAAGCCGTACTTAAAGAAGGCCGGTTCACAATGAATGAGGTGCCTGTCCGGATTATGGACCAAGGGGCGCTCACCCTGACGGCCGACGGCGATATTAAGGGTGATCTGACGGCAAAGGTCTTCGGCCGCCTGCCTGTGTACATACTGGTGCCCCTGGCGGACGGCGTCACCTTCGCAGAGGGGGATATACTTGTCTCCCTGCAAGCCGCGGGCAAAACCACCGCACCGGATTTAGAGGGCAGTGTTGAATTTTCAAAGGTGACCCTGGGACTTGGTGCCCTGGAGACGCCGTTGCAGAACGTTCACGGCCGTATTGTGCTGACCCCTGAACGGGTTGATATCCAGGATGTCGCAGCCGATCTTGGAACGGGTACCATTACACTGACCGGAAATGCCGACCTTAATAACGGCATGCCCGATACGTTCAAGCTGAACCTTGACGCGGCCCAGGTGCCGGTGGATGTCCCGGATACCCTGGAGATGACCCTGAACAGCCAATTGACCTGGGCCGGAACCATCGCTAAATCAATGATCACCGGCCGGATAGACATCTTTGAAGGCAACTATTATAAGGATGTGGATTTAAGTCTGGTGAGTATTGCGTCCCAGGCAACCAAAAAATCCCGGCCCAAAGTACGGGAACCCGGGCCCGATTTTTTAAAAAATATTGGACTCAATATCTATGTGACCCGCAGGGAAGCCATTATTGTGGACAACAATCTGGCCTTGATGAGCATCAGTCCAAATGTCAGTGTCCGGGGAACGGCCTATGCGCCCTCCCTGGATGGCCGGGCCGTGGTGGATGAAGGCACGATTCATTTTCAGAAGGCTGAATTTGAGATCACCCAAGGCTCCATTGATTTTATCAATCCGTATACGATCGAACCCGAGATTAAACTGACCGGTGAGACCACGATCTCATCATATACCATTACCCTGTCCATAACCGGGACCCCCGATGATCTGGTATTAAAATTCTCTTCGGATCTAGATGCCACGGATGCTGACATTCTTTCCCTGATTGCCTTTGGCAAAACAACCGCTGAAATGGGAGGCGGCAGCGACGACGAATCCCTGTCGGCATCTGCCATTGCCAAGATGATGCTGGACTCTTTCAGTGAAAAAATAAAAGACACCACCGGGTTAAGTGAGGTCAGCTTCAACATGGACCATGAGGGAGATGAAACCAGTGTCCATGTCGGATTGGGCGCAGATCTTTCCCGGCAGCTCAGTGTCTCCTACGGCATTGATATCAGTGACGGAGAGACCGTACATACGGTGACGACCTATTACAAACTTCTTGAGCACCTGTTGCTGAGCAGTTCCCAGAGTACCAGCGGCAAGCTGGGCGGGGAACTTAAATACAGATTGGAATTCAGGTAA
- the bamA gene encoding outer membrane protein assembly factor BamA: MFAADAVKVADINIKVVSPAPKQALWQSVAASFIPIKVGDDYTLGAMDTAIKALTDSQLFEFIHVPDPEKNQQGMVITFELTPFSRIRNIHIHHAFPLFEQEVLNAMTIKVGGVYQAQKMADQVQRVEKLFKRQGFYQPRVNISAEKQGDGYVIDVDIDKGPFHQIRKVVFQGNDKIGRVRLKLMTGIWRTSLLPWQGNRFTEKKMKDDIKKVMQFYRKKGYADVQVTAEPVPVEGRDSLDVVFTIVEGPLYDIEIQGNESMFTWTLKKELLLEENGNKNDFALKKSMRNIKKRYEIKGFQDVNVTDEDKPSDEPGVRQVKIVIDEGVKYTVSELKISGADTLPLEELKKNILTEKKGPFSPAELKDDLKAVKAVYLSKGFTKTRVNKKVKIRDRPDKSDRPDRREKQVAVEIIIKEGPRTKIRQVDIQGLSVIPLDEARGALAMKAGQWYSSTLIEDDISALKQQVSEKGYPHVQVNADTEFSKDKTRVRITYAVDQGPRVVVGKIFYAGNLRMKEEELEDEMEIASGEPFSMLKIVDSRRNIQDLSAVDTVRIRVAGLKTRQSEADLIVEISEKKPYYIELAGGYDTARHLYMETGIGDKDFLGHNLNAQAGLEWSQVGYGMNVSLTEPRFLSTRFSSTTKAYTKENEAFNKDYGTRSYGLSQTFLRNFSDKKISLSLGGGYEYRDQYLRVERKLDDDEKDDYGVRHIGQVNTGLTWRTTDSLVHPRNGLLATTSFDLLKGVGSRQDDFYRYAFELRYYWSVTDDLVLAMRGRYGAMGTYGGNAHIADDQLYYLGGASTVRGFDENMLQYDDDDNAVGGRSMMLGSVEARYDLGLNYEFALFFDTGALGQIQEPDISESFRSSVGIGLRRQTPVGPISLLYGWKLDPRDGESKGCFYFSMGYTF; the protein is encoded by the coding sequence GTGTTTGCGGCCGATGCCGTCAAGGTGGCGGATATCAACATTAAGGTTGTTTCTCCTGCCCCAAAACAGGCGCTATGGCAATCGGTTGCTGCAAGTTTTATCCCCATAAAAGTAGGGGATGATTACACCCTGGGGGCAATGGATACGGCAATCAAGGCGTTGACGGACTCCCAGCTTTTTGAATTTATTCATGTGCCTGATCCTGAAAAAAACCAACAAGGTATGGTGATTACCTTTGAATTGACCCCATTTTCCAGGATACGGAATATTCATATTCACCATGCGTTCCCGTTGTTTGAGCAGGAAGTGTTGAACGCCATGACCATCAAAGTCGGCGGCGTTTACCAGGCGCAAAAAATGGCAGACCAGGTCCAGCGGGTGGAAAAATTGTTCAAGCGTCAGGGGTTTTATCAGCCCAGGGTGAATATATCCGCCGAGAAACAGGGCGATGGCTACGTTATTGATGTGGACATTGACAAGGGGCCGTTTCATCAAATCCGTAAAGTGGTGTTTCAAGGTAACGATAAGATTGGCCGGGTCCGTCTCAAGTTGATGACCGGGATCTGGCGGACATCCCTTTTGCCGTGGCAGGGCAACCGGTTTACCGAAAAAAAGATGAAAGACGATATCAAAAAAGTCATGCAGTTTTACCGGAAAAAAGGGTATGCCGATGTCCAGGTCACCGCAGAACCTGTGCCGGTCGAAGGCCGTGACAGTCTGGACGTCGTTTTCACCATCGTTGAAGGCCCGTTGTACGACATTGAGATTCAGGGAAATGAATCCATGTTTACATGGACATTAAAAAAAGAGCTTCTCCTCGAAGAGAACGGCAACAAAAACGATTTTGCCCTGAAAAAAAGTATGCGCAATATCAAAAAGCGATATGAGATCAAAGGGTTCCAGGATGTTAACGTGACAGACGAAGACAAGCCGTCAGATGAGCCGGGTGTGCGCCAGGTGAAAATCGTTATCGATGAAGGGGTAAAGTACACGGTGTCCGAATTGAAAATCAGCGGCGCAGACACCTTGCCTTTGGAGGAACTTAAAAAAAATATTCTGACCGAAAAAAAGGGGCCGTTCAGCCCGGCGGAATTGAAAGATGACCTTAAAGCGGTTAAGGCCGTCTATTTATCCAAAGGGTTTACAAAAACCCGGGTGAATAAAAAAGTTAAGATCCGTGACCGGCCTGATAAAAGTGACAGGCCGGATAGGCGTGAAAAGCAGGTTGCCGTTGAGATCATCATAAAAGAAGGCCCCAGAACAAAGATCCGGCAGGTGGATATCCAGGGGCTTTCGGTTATTCCCCTGGATGAGGCCCGTGGTGCTTTGGCCATGAAAGCAGGACAGTGGTATAGCAGCACCCTGATCGAGGATGATATTTCGGCACTCAAACAACAGGTGTCGGAAAAAGGCTACCCCCATGTCCAGGTGAACGCCGATACCGAATTTTCCAAGGACAAAACCCGGGTTCGGATCACCTATGCTGTGGACCAGGGGCCCAGGGTGGTGGTGGGCAAGATTTTTTACGCCGGAAACCTGCGGATGAAGGAAGAAGAGCTTGAAGATGAGATGGAGATCGCGTCCGGAGAGCCGTTTTCCATGCTCAAGATCGTGGACTCCCGCAGGAACATCCAGGATCTCTCCGCCGTGGATACCGTTAGAATTAGAGTTGCGGGCCTGAAAACCCGGCAATCCGAGGCGGATCTGATTGTGGAGATATCCGAGAAAAAACCCTACTATATCGAACTGGCCGGCGGCTATGACACCGCCCGGCATTTGTACATGGAAACGGGCATCGGGGATAAGGACTTTCTGGGCCATAACCTGAATGCCCAGGCCGGTTTGGAGTGGAGCCAGGTGGGGTACGGCATGAATGTCTCCTTGACCGAACCCCGGTTTCTTTCCACCCGTTTCAGCTCGACGACCAAGGCCTATACAAAAGAGAATGAGGCCTTTAACAAAGATTACGGAACCCGGAGTTACGGCCTGTCCCAGACTTTTTTGCGCAATTTCAGTGACAAAAAGATCAGCTTATCCCTGGGTGGGGGATATGAATACCGGGACCAGTATTTAAGGGTGGAGCGTAAGCTTGATGATGATGAAAAGGATGATTACGGGGTTCGCCACATCGGTCAGGTGAATACGGGGCTGACCTGGCGCACCACCGATTCTTTGGTCCATCCCCGGAACGGGTTGCTGGCAACGACCTCCTTTGATCTGCTCAAAGGTGTCGGCTCCCGTCAGGATGATTTTTATAGATACGCCTTTGAACTGCGGTATTATTGGTCTGTCACCGACGATCTGGTTCTGGCCATGCGGGGCCGGTACGGGGCTATGGGGACTTACGGGGGCAATGCCCATATCGCCGATGATCAGCTATATTATCTGGGCGGGGCATCCACCGTAAGGGGCTTTGATGAAAACATGCTGCAGTATGATGACGACGACAATGCAGTGGGCGGCCGCTCCATGATGCTGGGCTCGGTGGAAGCCCGGTACGATCTGGGGTTAAATTATGAGTTTGCCCTCTTTTTTGACACCGGCGCTTTGGGCCAGATCCAGGAACCGGACATCTCGGAATCCTTCAGGAGCAGTGTGGGCATTGGGCTGCGCCGCCAGACACCGGTGGGCCCCATCAGTTTGCTGTATGGCTGGAAACTGGACCCCCGGGACGGTGAGAGCAAAGGCTGTTTTTATTTTTCCATGGGCTACACCTTTTAA
- a CDS encoding universal stress protein, which translates to MKLIVGYKRGTNQAENLLELALKRAQRFKATVLIVTIMPQGMEKDQALINETEAGLETAKTHFDKKNIPCETHLLIRGIDPGDDLINFAKETQADEVIIGVKNRTKVGKLLLGSTAQAVVLNAPCPVVTMK; encoded by the coding sequence ATGAAACTTATCGTGGGCTACAAACGCGGCACAAACCAGGCGGAAAACCTTCTAGAGCTTGCATTGAAACGGGCGCAGCGCTTTAAAGCAACCGTGTTGATCGTTACCATCATGCCCCAGGGGATGGAAAAGGATCAGGCGCTGATCAATGAAACGGAAGCGGGTCTGGAAACGGCCAAAACCCATTTTGACAAGAAAAATATTCCCTGTGAAACCCATTTATTGATTCGCGGCATCGACCCCGGGGATGATTTGATCAATTTTGCCAAGGAGACCCAGGCGGACGAAGTGATTATCGGTGTGAAAAACAGAACCAAGGTGGGAAAACTGCTCCTCGGTTCCACAGCCCAGGCCGTGGTGCTCAATGCCCCCTGCCCCGTGGTGACCATGAAATAG
- a CDS encoding glutamate--tRNA ligase family protein: MQEQFITFEDSPPVCLSNVPAHPVSRLAPTPSGFLHLGNAVNFLVTWAIVRSRNGRLHLRIDDMDGIRFRPNVLEDIFQSLDWLGLDWDTGPSGPEDFYQHFSLHKKKEVYRDRLQHLDKAGAHTFVCRCSRAAIKKISPSGVYPGTCRHAGLSFEPGHNAVRLRVDKDASIQVGNQQINLADTFGDFIVWRKDDQPSYHLASLLEDEENHMNFIVRGRDLLLSTAAQIHLARCFGFSSFPNCSFLHHGLVFANNGEKLSKSRGAYALKDLRVSGGAFTDAVTAAAQVLGVNPNGIFTAQDLKEALTS; the protein is encoded by the coding sequence GTGCAGGAACAGTTCATAACCTTCGAAGACAGTCCGCCGGTGTGCCTGTCCAATGTGCCGGCACATCCGGTCTCACGCCTTGCACCCACCCCCAGCGGTTTTCTGCACCTGGGCAATGCCGTAAATTTTCTGGTCACCTGGGCCATCGTCCGTAGCCGGAACGGGCGGCTGCATCTGCGCATTGATGACATGGACGGGATTCGTTTCAGACCCAATGTGCTGGAAGATATTTTCCAAAGCCTTGACTGGCTGGGGCTGGACTGGGATACAGGACCGTCGGGGCCGGAGGATTTTTATCAACATTTTTCGTTGCACAAAAAAAAAGAGGTTTACCGGGACAGGTTGCAGCACCTGGATAAAGCTGGTGCGCATACCTTTGTGTGCCGGTGCAGCCGGGCAGCCATAAAAAAGATATCCCCCAGCGGCGTGTATCCGGGCACATGCCGCCATGCAGGCCTGTCATTTGAACCGGGGCACAATGCCGTCCGGCTGAGGGTGGACAAGGATGCCTCCATTCAGGTGGGGAATCAACAGATCAATCTGGCCGATACATTTGGCGATTTTATTGTCTGGCGCAAGGATGATCAGCCCAGTTATCATCTGGCAAGCCTTTTGGAAGATGAAGAGAACCACATGAATTTTATTGTCCGGGGTCGGGACCTTCTGTTGTCAACGGCCGCCCAGATCCATCTTGCCCGATGTTTTGGGTTCTCTTCGTTTCCGAATTGCAGCTTTCTTCACCACGGGCTTGTTTTCGCAAATAATGGGGAAAAGTTGTCAAAGTCGAGGGGGGCGTATGCCCTTAAAGATCTAAGAGTCTCCGGGGGCGCTTTTACTGATGCTGTAACGGCCGCAGCCCAGGTGTTAGGTGTGAATCCCAATGGGATTTTTACGGCACAGGATCTAAAAGAGGCGCTGACGTCATGA
- a CDS encoding PilZ domain-containing protein: MTDNFFKEDRLLDEIMSHVRSLTEDQQEDVLGYILNLKEPRSYPRVSKPIEIDVSIGHKVIQTHAENVSAAGVLFKSRMNPEVGVPAKIVISLPGQNRPFKLAGIVVRTDAGGIGICFSEMTPYARGHLNNLLNDL, from the coding sequence GTGACGGATAATTTTTTTAAAGAGGATAGGCTCCTGGATGAGATCATGTCGCACGTCCGTTCCCTGACCGAAGATCAACAAGAGGATGTCCTGGGATATATCCTCAATCTTAAAGAGCCCAGATCATATCCCCGGGTGAGCAAACCCATTGAAATAGATGTTTCCATCGGTCATAAAGTGATCCAGACCCATGCCGAAAATGTCAGTGCTGCCGGTGTGCTGTTCAAATCCAGAATGAACCCGGAGGTTGGGGTCCCTGCAAAAATCGTTATCTCTTTGCCGGGTCAGAACAGGCCATTTAAACTTGCCGGCATTGTGGTCAGAACGGATGCGGGCGGGATCGGCATTTGTTTTTCCGAGATGACGCCCTATGCCCGGGGGCACCTGAACAATTTACTTAACGATCTTTAG